The following is a genomic window from Azospirillaceae bacterium.
CCGTGGGCCTGCGCCCCATCTCGGCCCTGGTGGACATCACCAACCTGATGACCCTGGACCAGGTGCGCCCCCTGCACGTGTTCGACGCCGCCAAGGTCCAGGGCGGCCTGGTCGTGCGCGAGAGCAAGGCGGGTGAGTCCCTGCTGGCCCTGAACGGCAAGGAATACACCCTGCCCGCCGGCCTGACCGTCATCAGCGACGCCAGCGGTGCCGTGCTGTCCCTGGGCGGCGTCATGGGCGGCGAGACCACCGGCGTGTCCGAGACCACGACCGACGTGATCATCGAGGCCGCCCTGTTCGACCCGACCAAGGTGGCGGAGACCGGCCGCGCCCTGCAGATCGACAGCGACGCCCGTTACCGCTTCGAGCGCGGCGTGGACCCGGCCAGTGTCGTCAGCGGTATCGAGCAGGCCACCCGCCTGGTGCTGGACCTCTGTGGCGGTGAGGCCGGCGCGGTGTTCGTAGCCGGTGCCGAACCCGCGTGGCAGCGCCCCCTGACCCTGCGCCCGTCGCGCGTCGCCAACCTGGGCGGCGTGGACGTGCCCGAAGTCGATCAGGTACGCATCCTGAAGGCCCTGGGCTTCGAGGTCGCGCAGCAGGACGGCCTGATCCATGCCACCCCACCATCCTGGCGCGCCGACGTGCAGGGCGAGGCCGACCTGGTGGAAGAGGTGCTGCGCATCCACGGCTTCGATGCCATCCCCACCACCAGCCTGCCGCGTGACGAGGGCCTGCCCAAGGTCGCGGTCACGCCCAAGCAGCGCCGCACCGCCACCGTGCGCCGCCTGCTGGCCGGCCGCGGCATGATGGAGGCCATCACCTGGTCCTTCCTGGCGCCGGAAACCGCCAAGCTGTTCGGGGGATCGCCGGATGAGCTGGCGCTGCTGAACCCCATCAGCGCGGATCTGGCCGTCATGCGGCCGTCGGTGCTGGCCAACCTGGCCGCCGCCGCCGGCCGCAACGCCGCGCGCGGCCATGCCGACCTGGCGCTGTTCGAGGTGGGTCCCGCCTTCCGCGACGGCAGTGAGAAGGGCCAGGACCTGATCGCCGCCGGCGTGCGCGCCGGCCTGGCCGTGGGCCGTCACTGGGCCAAGGGCACCCGCCCCGTCGACGCCTATGACGCCAAGGCCGACGCCATCGCCGCGCTGGAGGCCGCCGGCGCCCCCACCGCCAACCTGGTCGTCTCCACCGACGCGCCCGCCTGGTACCACCCGGGCCGTTCCGGCTGCCTGCGGCTGGGGCCCACCGTGCTGGCCCGCTTTGGCGAGCTGCACCCCACGGTGCTGGAGGCCATGGACCTGACCGGCCCGCTGGTGGCGTTCGAGGTGTTCCTGGACGCCGTCCCCCAGCCAAAGAAGAAGGGTGGGACGGAAAAGCCCAAGCTGGAACTGTCCGCCTTCCAGCCCATCAGCCGCGACTTCGCTTTCGTGGCGGAAGCAGGGGTGGAGGCGGACCGCCTGATCCGCGCCGCCAAGGGCGCCGACAAGGCCCTGATCACCGCGGTACAACTGTTCGACGTCTACCAGGGTCCCGGAGTCGAGGCCGGGTTCAAGTCGGTGGCACTGTCGGTCACCCTGCAACCGGTGGACAAGACGCTGACGGATGCCGAAATCGAGGCGGTGGCCGCCAAAGTGGTCGCCGCCGTCACCAAGGCGACCGGGGCCGTGTTGCGCGGCTGACACAGGACTTATCCGTTTGCAGTAGGCGCCCCTTGGCTTCCAGGGGGCGCCTTTCTTTTAATGCCCATTTAATCGACGAAAACCCCGTCCTTATCCCCTTGCGCGCCGCCTTTGGCCGGCCCTTACTATCCTTCCAAAGATAGAAAAAAGACTGGCGCCGAATGGCGCCATGCTCCGGGAGGGAGGGGACCGCATGAGGTTTTTCCGGGATCTGCCCATCATCCAGAAACTGCTGCTGCCCCTGATCCTGATGGGTCTGGTGACGCTGGGCACCTCGCTCTACACCCTGTCGCAGATGAACACGGGTGCCGCACAGTACCAGTACCTGCTGCGTGGCGAGGCGGAGGCGCTGAAGGCCATCGACCGCGCCAATGGGGCCGCCGCCAATATCGGGCGCATCAGCTACATGATGGTGGCCGAGACCGACAAGTTCATCATCGACAGCATGAAGGATGAGATCGGGCAGCAGGCCAGCGACCTGGGCCGCTATCTGGACGCGGTGGCGACCCTGCACCCCGGCACCAAGGATGACCTGGCCATGGCCAGGGCCGAGTTCAAGGCCATGATGGGCTTCGCGGAGAAGGCGCGCGAACAGATGCTGGCCGGCGACACCAAGGCCGGGGCATCCACCCTGACCGATGAGTTCGATATCCGCCTGTCCAAGCTGCAGGACCGGCTGACCGTCATCACCAAGGCGGTGGACGACAGCCTGGCCAAGGGCGAGGCCGCCGCCAAGGCGCGCAACGAGCGCACCTACTGGGTCACCCTGGCCAGCGGCCTGTCGGGTGCGGTGCTGGTGATGGCGCTGGCGCTGTGGATGGCCTGGGCCGGTGTCTCCCGCCCGCTGAAACGCATCGTCGACAGCATGACCGCCCTGGCCGACGGCGACCGCACGGTGGAGATCCGGACGACCGAACGGCGGGACGAGATCGGCGCCACCGTGCGGGCCCTGCGCATCTTCCAGCGCACCATGGGCGAGGCCGACACCCTGCGCCATGAGCAGGAAACCCTGAAGGCCCAGGCGCAGGCGGAACGCCACCAGGCGCTGGCCCGCCTGGCGGATGAGTTCGAGGCCGCCATGGACCAGGTGGTGGAGGGGGTGGGCGGTGCCGCCGACCGCATGCAGGGCAGCGCCAAGGGCCTGTCCGCCATCGCCGAGCAGACCAACCACCAGACCTTGGCGGTGGCAGGCGCCGCCGAGGCGGCCGCCGGCAACGTCAACACCGTGGCCGCCGCCGCCGAGCAACTGTCCGCCAGCATCCAGGAGATCGGCCGCCGGGTGGAGGAGTCGTCCGGCATCGCCCAGGATGCGGTGATGGAAGCGGAACGCAGCAACCACACCGTCAGCGGCCTGGTGGAGGCGGCGCGCAAGATCGGCGATGTGGTGCGCCTGATCAGCGACATCGCCAGCCAGACCAACCTGCTGGCCCTGAACGCCACCATCGAGGCGGCGCGCGCCGGTGAGGCCGGCAAGGGTTTCGCCGTGGTGGCATCGGAGGTGAAGACCCTGGCGACCCAGACCGCCAAGGCGACGGAGGAGATCAGCGCCCAGATCGGGGAGATCCAGTCGGTGGCCGGCAACGCCGCCGGCGCCATCCACGGCGTCAGCGGCACCATCGGCCGCATCAGCGACATCGTCGCCACCATCGCCGCCGCCGTGGAACAGCAGGGTGCCGCCACCAACGAGATCGCCAGCAGCGTGGCCCAGGCCGCCGCCGGCACCTCCGACGTGTCCAGCACCATCGGCCAGGTCACCCGGGCGGCCAGCGAAACCGGCACCATGGCCAGCGACGTGCTGCACGCGGCGCAAGACCTGGTCAGCCAATCCGACCATCTGCGCCACCAGGTGGCCGGCTTCGTCGCCAAGGTGCGGGCGGGGTAGGGTCGGGCCCGCACCGCACATGAACGCCCCGCCATCCCTGCGGTTGCGCCGGGACGCGGGGCATCCTATGGTCGCGCTCAGTTTCCCCAGACCGGCCCGTCATGACCGACCTTTCGCACATCCGCAATTTCTCCATCATCGCCCACATCGACCATGGCAAGTCGACCCTGGCCGATCGCCTGATCCAGTTTTGCGGCGGCCTGGAGGCGCGCGAGATGCGCGAACAGGTGCTCGACAGCATGGATATCGAGCGTGAACGCGGCATCACCATCAAGGCGCAGACCGTGCGCCTGGCCTACAAGGCCGATGATGGCGAGACCTATCAGCTGAACCTGATGGACACGCCCGGCCACGTCGACTTCGCCTATGAGGTCTCGCGCTCGCTGGCGGCCTGCGAAGGCTCGCTGCTGGTGGTCGATGCCTCGCAGGGGGTGGAGGCGCAGACGCTGGCCAACGTCTACCAGGCCATCGACCATAACCATGAGATCGTGCCGGTCCTGAACAAGATCGACCTGCCCGCGGCCGAACCCGACCGCATCAAGCAGCAGATCGAGGATGTGATCGGCCTGGACGCCAGCGACGCGGTGATGATTTCGGCCAAGACCGGCCTGAACATCAAGGACGTGCTGGAAGCCATCGTCAAACGCCTGCCCGCCCCGAAGGGCAACCTGGACGCGCCGCTGAAGGCCCTGGTGGTCGACAGCTGGTACGACCCCTACCTGGGCGTTGTCATCCTGGTGCGCGTGGTCGACGGCGAACTGAAGGTCGGCCAGAAGATCCGCATGATGGCGACGGGCGCCTCGAAGGAGGCCGACCGCGTCGGTCACTTCACGCCCAAGGCCGTGCAGTCCGGTCGCCTGGGGCCGGGCGAGATGGGCTTCATCACCGCCGGCATCAAGGACATCCGCGAGACCAAGGTCGGCGACACCATCACCGAGGAACGCCGCCCGGCGGCCGAACCGCTGGAGGGCTTCAAGCCGTCCGTGCCGGTGGTGTTCTGCGGCCTGTTCCCCACCGACGCCGCCGAGTTCGAGCATCTGCGCGAAAGCCTGGGCAAGCTGGCCCTGAACGACGCCAGCTTCCAGTTCGAGGCGGAGACGTCGGCGGCCCTGGGCTTCGGCTTCCGCTGCGGCTTCCTGGGCCTGCTGCACCTGGAGATCATTCAGGAGCGGTTGGAGCGTGAGTTCAACCTGGACCTCATCACCACCGCCCCCAGCGTCATCTACAAGGTCCACATGACCGACAAGTCGGTGGTGGACATGCACAACCCGGCCGACATGCCGGACCCCATCCGCATCGACCACATGGACGAGCCGTGGATTCGCGCCACCATCATGCTGCCCGACGAATACCTGGGCGGCATCCTGGCGCTGTGCACCGAGCGTCGCGGCCAGCAGATCGACCTGACCTATGTCGGCGGTCGCGCCATGCTGGTCTACAAGCTGCCGCTGAACGAAGTGGTGTTCGACTTCTACGACCGGCTGAAGTCCATCAGCCGGGGCTACGCCAGCTTTGATTACCAGATGGACGGGTATGAGACCGGCGACCTGGTCAAGATGTCCATCCTGGTCAATGCCGAGGCGGTGGACGCCCTGTCCACCATCGTCCACCGCAGCCAGGCCGAACACCGTGGCCGCTTGCTGTGTGAACGGCTGAAGGAACTGATCCCGCGCCAGCTGTTCAAGATCGCCGTGCAGGCATCCATCGGCAGCCGCGTCATCGCCCGCGAAACCATCAGCGCCATGCGCAAGGACGTGCTGGCCAAGTGCTACGGCGGCGACATCAGCCGCAAGCGCAAGCTGCTGGACAAGCAGAAGGAAGGCAAGAAGCGCATGCGGCAGTTCGGCGAGGTCGAAATCCCGCAAAGCGCCTTCATCGCCGCCCTGAAGATGGGCGACGGCTGATCCCGTTGATTTGAGTATCGAGTACCGCGCCGGCCGCCCCCACAAGGGCGGCCGGTTCGCTTTTGGGGCCATCCCTTGACGCCCCCAAAGGAACGCCCAATTTGGCGGTATGGTTTGAGGTGCACGGGCGCGCACCTGGAGGGCGACATGGCGGACCACGTCTATACGGTGCAGGTGGCATGGGATGAGGAATCCCGCACCTACTACGTCGCCGAAACCGACATCCCCGGCCTGCATTCGGAAGCGGATACCTTCGAAGCCCTGATCGAGAGGGTCACCGCCGTGGTGCCAGGATCGTGTCCCAGGTCGTGGTGTAAGAAGCGCCCGGTCATTTTGGTCTCCGGCGCGTTTGGCCGGGACGATCATGCGGCGACAGTGGGCAGCATGATGGTTGGATCATCGCCGACGGCGGCGATGGTTTCCAGGGTCATGTAGCGACCGCGCTGAACTGCCCATTCATCGTTGATCTCCATGAGGACGGCACCCACCAGGCGGGTGATGGCGTCCTCGTTCGGGAAGATACCGACGACCTCGGTACGGCGCTTGATCTCGCCGTTGAGGCGTTCGATGGGGTTGGTGCTGTGCAGCTTTGCCCTGTGGGCGGCGGGGAAGGACATGAAGGCCAGGACGTCCTCCTCGGCCTCGTCCATCAGGGCGGCGAGCTTGCCGACCTTGGGTCGGAGTTGATCGGCGACCTGGCGCCACTGGGTCCGGGCGGCGGTGGCGTCATCCTGGGCAAAGGCGGTGCCGATGAAGGCAGCCACCACACGGCGGCCTTGCTTGCCGGCGTGGGCCAAGGCGTTGCGCATAAAGTGGACACGGCAACGCTGCCAGGTGGCACGGAATACGCGGGCGACAGCGGCCTTGATGCCCTCGTGGGCATCGGAGACGACCAGCTTGACGCCACCCAGGCCGCGGCGTTTGAGCTTGCGCAGGAACTCTACCCAGAAGGTCTCGGCTTCCGAGGTGCCGATGTCCATGCCCAGGATCTCTCGCCGACCGTTGGTATTGACCGCCACGGCGATGGTGACGGCCACGGAGACGATGCGGCCGTTCTGGCGGACCTTCACATAGGTGGCGTCGATCCACAGGTAGGGCCAGTCGCCTTCCAGCGGCCGTTCCAGGAAGGTCTTAACCCGGCCGTCGATCTCCTCGCACAGCCGGCTGACCTGGCTCTTGGAGATGCCGGTCATGCCCATGGCCTGGACCAGGTCGTCCACCGCGCGGGTGGAGACGCCCTGGATGTAGGCCTCCTGGATCACGGCGGTCAGCGCTTTCTCCGCCATGCGGCGGGGCTCCAGGAAGCCTGGGAAGTAGCTGCCCTTGCGCAGCTTGGGGATGTGCAGTTCCACCGTGCCGGCGCGGGTATGCCAATCGCGGTCACGGTAGCCATTGCGCTGAACCAGGCGGTCGGCCGACCGTTCGCCGTGGCCGGCACCGGTCAACTCCTGAACCTCCAGTTCCATCAGTCGCTCGGCGGCAAAGCCGATCATCTGTCTCAGGACATCGGCGTCTGCGCCCTTTTCAAGCATCACGCGCAGCGCCATCATCGGGTCGGTCATCGTGGTCACCCTCGGTTGGGGATGTGTTGTGGTGACCAAACTCTACCGAAGAACCGCGATGACCGCCCGCCGTGTCAGGCCTTCCAGCCGGCTATGCCGGCCTCCACGCCTGACACGGCGGAGGCGCTCCTACACCACGCAGTGGGACGTGACCGGTGCCAGAGTTATTGGCCCTCAACGGCGACATTCACGCCGCCAAGCCCCTGCCTCTGAACTTCGTGGCGTCCCGCCAAGTTTCAGCCACCTGACCATAGTGGCTTCGTCGAACCGTGCTTAATCGATATCGCGGCGTTCAGCTTCAGCCGCCTCTTTCAGCGCCCTTAGCTTGGTGGCATAGATTTCCTCTCGCCGCGCGACGAGCCGCAATCCATCGTTGAACACTGCGTTGGCATCCGGGTAACGGCCAGAGCGCACCAAGTCATCAATCAGGCGATCATGATGATGCGACAGGACGAGTTTGAGCGTCCTGTCAGCCTGTCCGGATGCGCTCGCAACGCGGCGGAACCTGACTCGCCGTGATCCGGAAGTCAGAAAGGCATCGTATCCAGCTTTTCGCCAAGCCTCGCGCTGGACGTGACTGGATTCGCCCCGCACATTCGCCCACCACTGCGGTCGGTCGGCACTTTCGGGCAAGGGTGCCCGTATTATATTCTCGATTTCCTGGAAGTTCAGATCGAACTCATCCATTTGCTGCTTCATGAGATAGTCACGAAGCAAATCGTACTTTGCCATGCGCCATTCCCCATTTCGCCGGTCCCTCTCGGGAAACAAGAATTTATCACGCGCTATCTATAATTGAAAACTCACCTTCACTCCCGCCCCAACGGGAAGCGCAGGGTGAAGCGGGTGCCCGGGGCGGCGTCTTCGAAGTGGAAGGTGCCGCGCAACTGGCGGGCGAAGGCGTCGATCAGCAGCAGGCCCAGGCTCTGCCGGCCGGCGGCGGGGGCGGTGGGGTCGGGCATGCCGACGCCATCGTCGGTCACGGTCAGCACGCCGTCATCGCCATCACGGCGCAAGGCCACCTTCAGCACGCCGCCCCGGCCGTCGGCATAGGCGTGCTTGAAGGCGTTGGACATCACCTCGTTCAGCACCAGGGTGACGGGGACGGAGGCGGTGAGGTCGGTTTCCACCGGTTCCGCGTCCAGGGTCACGGTCACGTGGCCGGCGACGGCGCGTTCCGCCCCCTCCCCCTGGTGGATGTTGTCGATCTCACGCGTCAGCGCATCGACGACGCGGTCCAGCTGCACCACGTCCACGTCCGCCGCCCGGTGCAGTTGTTCGTGCAGCAGCCCCATGGCCTGGATGCGGCGCAAGGCGTCGCCCAGCAGGGGACGCAGGGTGGGGTGCATGCCGCTTTGCAGCTGCAACAGGCTGGAAACGACCTGGAGATTGTTCTTCACCCGGTGGTGGGTGTCGCGCAGCAGCACCTCCCGGTCCGCCAGCGCCCGGTCCAGGTGGCGGGTGCGGTCGGCCACGCGGGCCTCCAGCACCGTGTTGGCCTGGCGCAGGATGCGGTCGGCGCGCACCAGGTCGCGCGACCGGCGGATGGCGATCCACGCCACCAGCATCAGAGCCAGGGAGGCCGGCACCGCCACTGCCGCGTAGAGCAGGGCACGCGCCCGCCATTCGTGCGCCACGCTTTGGGTGGTGATGCCGTAGACGACGAACAGCGGCAGGTTGGGCACCTTGCGCCGGGCGTACAGGCGTTCCACCCCATCAATGGGCGATGTCAGGATGAAGGTGCCGGCCTTGTCCACGGGCGCCTGGATCAGTTGCGGATAGAACCCCTGCTGCAAGGCCCCATCCGGCGGCGCCGGTTCGCGCAGCAGCAGGGCGCCGTCGTCGCGCACCAGCATCATGGTCTTGGGCTCACCCGAGAACAGGGAGCGGTAGAAGGCGATGAAATAATCCGGCCGCAGCGACAGCTGGGCGACACCGTTGAACCGCCCATCCAGCGTTTCCATGCGCTGGCTGACGGGCAGGAAGGGCACGCCGGACAGGCGGCCGCGCAGCTGCTGGCCGATGAAGATGCCGTGGCCGGGTTCCAGCTGCGCCTTGAAGTATTCGCGGTCGTTCACGTCCAGCGCCGGTGCCGGCCATTGCACGGTGTTGACGCGGACGATGCCGGTGGGGTCCACCACCCACACGCCCTCCAGCTCCGGCGAGGCCTGCCAGATTTCGCGCAGGCGATCGTAGAAACGGCGGTCCTCGGCGATATCCTTCCAGCCGGCATCGTCCACCAGCCGTTCCACGTAACGCAGGCTGGTGGCATGGATGGTGAAGATCTTGCCGGCGTGTTCCTCCAGCACGTGGGTGACGTCCACCACCTGGTCGCGGGCATCGTCCCACACCCGGCGGTGATGATCCCAGGCGGCCCAGATGAACACCATCAGGGTGACCAGCAGGCTCATCAGCAGCAAGGCGGCCACCGGCCGGCCGGCGGATGGAATCAGGGGAACGGCGGTGCTCAAGCCGTCGTGGTGCGGGCCATCGTGAGGCCTGCCGGAACCATGGTTCCGGGGCGCATCGCCAGCAGTCGCGGCTTGGTCTGGCGCTGTGGCGGTCATGACAAGCGGTCGGTCCCTATTGGCCCGGTCAACCACCCCCCTGCGGTTCCCGGGCTGCCCCATCGGTCATCGCCGCCCAACCAACCGGACCTTCATGAAACCCGTCTGCGGGCACGGGGGGCGGATGCCGACCGTGCCCGCAGACGTGAGGCCCGTCAGTGACGGAAATGACGCATGCCCGTAAATACCATGGCCAGGCCGCGTTCGTCCGCAGCGTCGATCACTTCCTGGTCGCGCATGGAACCGCCGGGCTGGATCACCGCCGTCACGCCCGCTTCCGCCGCCGCGATCAGGCCGTCGGCGAAGGGGAAGAAGGCGTCGGAGGCGACGACGCTGCCCTTGGTGCCCGGTTCGGACAGGCCCGCGGCCTCCGCCGCCTCACGGCTTTTGATGGCGGCGATGCGGCTGCTGTCGACTCGGCTCATCTGCCCAGCGCCGATGCCCACCGTGGCCAGGTCCTTGGCATAGACGATGGCGTTGGACTTCACATGCTTGCCCACGCGGAAGGCGAACAGCAGGTCGGCCAGTTCCTTCGGCGTGGGGCCGCGCTTGGTCACCACCTTCAGCGCCGAGGGCAACACCCGGCCGTCGTCCCGGCTCTGCGCCAGGAAACCGCCGGCCACGGTCTTGATCAGGGTGCCGGCCTGGGCCGGGTTGGGCAGGTCGCCGGTCAGCAGCACGCGCAGGTTCTTCTTGGACGCCAGGACGGCGCGGGCCGCCTCATCCGCGTCCGGGGCGATCACCACCTCGGCGAACAGCTTGGCGATGGCT
Proteins encoded in this region:
- a CDS encoding histidine kinase dimerization/phosphoacceptor domain -containing protein, which gives rise to MSTAVPLIPSAGRPVAALLLMSLLVTLMVFIWAAWDHHRRVWDDARDQVVDVTHVLEEHAGKIFTIHATSLRYVERLVDDAGWKDIAEDRRFYDRLREIWQASPELEGVWVVDPTGIVRVNTVQWPAPALDVNDREYFKAQLEPGHGIFIGQQLRGRLSGVPFLPVSQRMETLDGRFNGVAQLSLRPDYFIAFYRSLFSGEPKTMMLVRDDGALLLREPAPPDGALQQGFYPQLIQAPVDKAGTFILTSPIDGVERLYARRKVPNLPLFVVYGITTQSVAHEWRARALLYAAVAVPASLALMLVAWIAIRRSRDLVRADRILRQANTVLEARVADRTRHLDRALADREVLLRDTHHRVKNNLQVVSSLLQLQSGMHPTLRPLLGDALRRIQAMGLLHEQLHRAADVDVVQLDRVVDALTREIDNIHQGEGAERAVAGHVTVTLDAEPVETDLTASVPVTLVLNEVMSNAFKHAYADGRGGVLKVALRRDGDDGVLTVTDDGVGMPDPTAPAAGRQSLGLLLIDAFARQLRGTFHFEDAAPGTRFTLRFPLGRE
- a CDS encoding IS256 family transposase, whose amino-acid sequence is MTDPMMALRVMLEKGADADVLRQMIGFAAERLMELEVQELTGAGHGERSADRLVQRNGYRDRDWHTRAGTVELHIPKLRKGSYFPGFLEPRRMAEKALTAVIQEAYIQGVSTRAVDDLVQAMGMTGISKSQVSRLCEEIDGRVKTFLERPLEGDWPYLWIDATYVKVRQNGRIVSVAVTIAVAVNTNGRREILGMDIGTSEAETFWVEFLRKLKRRGLGGVKLVVSDAHEGIKAAVARVFRATWQRCRVHFMRNALAHAGKQGRRVVAAFIGTAFAQDDATAARTQWRQVADQLRPKVGKLAALMDEAEEDVLAFMSFPAAHRAKLHSTNPIERLNGEIKRRTEVVGIFPNEDAITRLVGAVLMEINDEWAVQRGRYMTLETIAAVGDDPTIMLPTVAA
- a CDS encoding type II toxin-antitoxin system ParD family antitoxin; protein product: MAKYDLLRDYLMKQQMDEFDLNFQEIENIIRAPLPESADRPQWWANVRGESSHVQREAWRKAGYDAFLTSGSRRVRFRRVASASGQADRTLKLVLSHHHDRLIDDLVRSGRYPDANAVFNDGLRLVARREEIYATKLRALKEAAEAERRDID
- a CDS encoding methyl-accepting chemotaxis protein; this encodes MRFFRDLPIIQKLLLPLILMGLVTLGTSLYTLSQMNTGAAQYQYLLRGEAEALKAIDRANGAAANIGRISYMMVAETDKFIIDSMKDEIGQQASDLGRYLDAVATLHPGTKDDLAMARAEFKAMMGFAEKAREQMLAGDTKAGASTLTDEFDIRLSKLQDRLTVITKAVDDSLAKGEAAAKARNERTYWVTLASGLSGAVLVMALALWMAWAGVSRPLKRIVDSMTALADGDRTVEIRTTERRDEIGATVRALRIFQRTMGEADTLRHEQETLKAQAQAERHQALARLADEFEAAMDQVVEGVGGAADRMQGSAKGLSAIAEQTNHQTLAVAGAAEAAAGNVNTVAAAAEQLSASIQEIGRRVEESSGIAQDAVMEAERSNHTVSGLVEAARKIGDVVRLISDIASQTNLLALNATIEAARAGEAGKGFAVVASEVKTLATQTAKATEEISAQIGEIQSVAGNAAGAIHGVSGTIGRISDIVATIAAAVEQQGAATNEIASSVAQAAAGTSDVSSTIGQVTRAASETGTMASDVLHAAQDLVSQSDHLRHQVAGFVAKVRAG
- the lepA gene encoding translation elongation factor 4 is translated as MTDLSHIRNFSIIAHIDHGKSTLADRLIQFCGGLEAREMREQVLDSMDIERERGITIKAQTVRLAYKADDGETYQLNLMDTPGHVDFAYEVSRSLAACEGSLLVVDASQGVEAQTLANVYQAIDHNHEIVPVLNKIDLPAAEPDRIKQQIEDVIGLDASDAVMISAKTGLNIKDVLEAIVKRLPAPKGNLDAPLKALVVDSWYDPYLGVVILVRVVDGELKVGQKIRMMATGASKEADRVGHFTPKAVQSGRLGPGEMGFITAGIKDIRETKVGDTITEERRPAAEPLEGFKPSVPVVFCGLFPTDAAEFEHLRESLGKLALNDASFQFEAETSAALGFGFRCGFLGLLHLEIIQERLEREFNLDLITTAPSVIYKVHMTDKSVVDMHNPADMPDPIRIDHMDEPWIRATIMLPDEYLGGILALCTERRGQQIDLTYVGGRAMLVYKLPLNEVVFDFYDRLKSISRGYASFDYQMDGYETGDLVKMSILVNAEAVDALSTIVHRSQAEHRGRLLCERLKELIPRQLFKIAVQASIGSRVIARETISAMRKDVLAKCYGGDISRKRKLLDKQKEGKKRMRQFGEVEIPQSAFIAALKMGDG
- a CDS encoding DUF1902 domain-containing protein, whose product is MADHVYTVQVAWDEESRTYYVAETDIPGLHSEADTFEALIERVTAVVPGSCPRSWCKKRPVILVSGAFGRDDHAATVGSMMVGSSPTAAMVSRVM